From one Triticum urartu cultivar G1812 chromosome 3, Tu2.1, whole genome shotgun sequence genomic stretch:
- the LOC125545423 gene encoding patellin-3-like: MAEEPQPQAAAAATEVVVAEKAPAEVEKKAEEPAAEAEAEEAAAVADDGGAVEATGSFKEESNLVADLPDPEKKALDEFKELIVAALAAGEFNLPPPPPPPKAKTEAAAEETKTEAPAKEEAKAEEPAKAEEPAKEEPKVEEPAKEEPKAEAAAEPAAEEAKAEVAAEAAAEEPAKEAPKAEEAKPAEPKTEDEAVVAAEEGTKTAEPVEEAAAAAAANTEQAPEAEAAAPEPVFIWGVPLVGDDERTDAVLLKFLRAREFKVKEAMAMLRSAVLWRKRFGIESLLEADLAFPELEKVVFYRGADREGHPVCYNVYGEFQDKEVYEKAFGDEEKRERFLKWRIQLLERGILSQLDFAPSGICSMVQVTDLKNSPPMLGKHRAVTRQAVALLQDNYPEFIAKKVFINVPWWYLAANKMMSPFLTQRTKSKFVFASQAKSPETLFRYIAPEQVPVQFGGLFKEDDPDFTTSDSVTELTIKASSKEAIEIPVTENSTIVWELRVLGWEVSHGAEFTPDAEGAYTVIVQKTRKVPANEEPIMKGSFKAGEAGKIVLTVSNAASKKKKLLYRSKVKSSAGESL; the protein is encoded by the exons ATGGCAGAGGAGCCGCAGCCACAGGCCGCCGCCGCGGCCACGGAGGTGGTCGTCGCCGAGAAGGCGCCGGCGGAGgtggagaagaaggccgaggagcccgcggcggaggcggaggccgAGGAGGCGGCCGCCGTCGCCGACGACGGGGGCGCCGTCGAGGCCACCGGCTCCTTCAAGGAGGAGAGCAACCTCGTCGCCGACCTGCCTGACCCGGAGAAGAAGGCGCTTGATGAGTTCAAGGAGCTGATCGTCGCCGCGCTCGCCGCCGGTGAGTTCAATCTGCcccctcccccgccgccgcccaaGGCCAAGACTGAGGCCGCCGCAGAGGAGACCAAGACGGAggcgccggccaaggaggaggccAAGGCCGAGGAGCCGGCCAAGGCGGAAGAACCAGCCAAGGAGGAGCCCAAGGTTGAGGAGCCGGCCAAGGAGGAGCCCAaggccgaggcggcggcggagccgGCAGCCGAGGAGGCCAAGGCTGAGGTCGCTGCCGAGGCAGCAGCCGAGGAGCCGGCCAAGGAGGCACCCAAGGCCGAGGAGGCCAAGCCGGCCGAGCCAAAGACGGAGGACGAAGCCGTCGTAGCCGCCGAGGAGGGCACCAAGACGGCGGAACCGGTCGaggaagccgccgccgccgccgccgccaacacAGAGCAGGCACCGGAGGCGGAGGCAGCCGCGCCCGAGCCGGTGTTCATCTGGGGCGTGCCGCTGGTGGGCGACGACGAGCGCACGGACGCGGTGCTGCTCAAGTTCCTGCGCGCGCGGGAGTTCAAGGTGAAGGAGGCGATGGCGATGCTCCGGTCCGCCGTGCTGTGGCGGAAGCGCTTCGGCATCGAGTCGCTCCTGGAGGCGGACCTGGCGTTCCCGGAGCTGGAGAAGGTGGTGTTCTACCGCGGCGCGGACCGGGAGGGCCACCCGGTGTGCTACAACGTGTACGGCGAGTTCCAGGACAAGGAGGTGTACGAGAAGGCGTTCGGCGACGAGGAGAAGCGGGAGCGGTTCCTCAAGTGGCGCATCCAGCTGCTGGAGCGCGGCATCCTGTCGCAGCTGGACTTCGCGCCCAGCGGCATCTGCTCCATGGTGCAGGTCACCGACCTCAAGAACTCGCCGCCCATGCTCGGCAAGCACCGCGCCGTCACCCGCCAGGCCGTCGCCCTGCTCCAGGACAACTACCCCGAGTTCATCGCCAAGAAG GTGTTCATCAACGTGCCATGGTGGTATCTGGCTGCCAACAAAATGATGAGCCCTTTCCTTACCCAGCGCACCAAGAGCAAGTTCGTGTTCGCCAGCCAGGCCAAGTCACCCGAGACCCTCTTCAG ATACATCGCGCCCGAGCAAGTCCCCGTCCAATTCGGAGGCCTCTTCAAGGAAGATGACCCTGATTTCACCACCTCCGACTCTGTCACCGAGCTCACTATCAAAGCTTCATCCAAAGAAGCCATCGAGATCCCTGTCACCGAG AACTCAACGATTGTATGGGAGCTGCGGGTGCTGGGCTGGGAGGTGAGCCACGGCGCGGAGTTCACCCCGGACGCCGAGGGCGCGTACACCGTGATCGTGCAGAAGACGAGGAAGGTCCCCGCGAACGAGGAGCCCATCATGAAGGGCAGCTTCAAGGCCGGCGAGGCCGGCAAGATCGTGCTGACGGTCAGCAACGCGGcgtcgaagaagaagaagctccTCTACAGATCCAAGGTGAAGAGCAGCGCCGGCGAGTCCCTCTGA
- the LOC125545424 gene encoding 5'-3' exonuclease has protein sequence MPMPLPAVGTGPASAIAPVTAAAPLRYRPIRLRASPSTVSSPSTSVISSPPPPPSARHSRKHLAGRGHAPARPSKDRVFFLDVNPICFRGSQRSLGAFARWLALFFTHVSLRDPVVAVFDGAGGNEYRRRLLPSYKAHRTRGVGTGADSRVVDVLCECNVPIVQVDGYEADDVVATLTKQVLQKGYRVVIASPDKDFKQLISEDVQLVMPIPEIGRWSFYTLRHYVAQYKCDPTVDLSLRCFMGDEADGVPGIQHLAPGFGRKTAVKLLNKHGSLENLLNTAAVRTVGKEYAQDVLVKHADYLRKNYEVLSLRRDVNVQLDDRWLSTRDTCNDTSVLSDFITKFN, from the exons ATGCCAATGCCGCTGCCCGCCGTGGGCACGGGCCCCGCGTCGGCGATAGCTCCGGTCACCGCCGCGGCGCCCCTTAGATATCGTCCCATACGACTCCGCGCATCTCCGTCGACGGTTTCCTCCCCTTCAACCTCTGTGATCTCCagcccgccgcccccgccgtctGCGAGGCATTCCCGCAAACACCTGGCGGGCAGAGGCCACGCCCCGGCGAGGCCCTCCAAGGACCGTGTCTTCTTCCTCGACGTCAACCCGATATGCTTCCGCGGCTCCCAGCGTAGCCTCGGCGCCTTCGCGCGCTGGCTCGCGCTCTTCTTCACGCACGTCAGCCTCCGGGACCCCGTTGTGGCC GTCTTCGACGGGGCAGGTGGGAACGAGTACCGGAGGCGGCTGCTGCCGTCCTACAAAGCGCACCGGACTCGCGGCGTAGGCACCGGTGCCGATTCCCGCGTGGTTGACGTGCTCTGCGAGTGCAATGTTCCG ATTGTGCAAGTCGATGGATACGAGGCAGATGATGTAGTGGCTACCTTGACAAAGCAAGTATTACAGAAAGGTTATAGAGTTGTCATTGCCTCGCCAGACAAGGACTTCAAGCAGTTGATATCTGAAGATGTTCAGTTAGTTATGCCCATTCCTGAGATTGGCCGATGGTCCTTTTATACGCTGAGGCATTATGTTGCACAATACAAGTGTGATCCAACTGTAGATTTGAGCCTCA GATGCTTTATGGGTGATGAAGCAGATGGTGTTCCGGGAATCCAGCATCTGGCTCCTGGTTTTGGTCGCAAGACTGCGGTGAAACTACTGAACAAACATGGTTCATTAGAAAACCTACTTAATACAGCTGCAGTTAGAACTGTAGGCAAGGAGTATGCCCAGGATGTTTTAGTCAAGCATGCAGATTACTTGCGAAAAAACTATGAAGTTCTCAGTTTGAGGAG GGATGTAAATGTTCAGCTTGATGACAGATGGTTATCCACAAGGGACACTTGTAATGACACCAGTGTGTTATCTGACTTCATCACTAAATTCAACTAA